A window of the Dunckerocampus dactyliophorus isolate RoL2022-P2 chromosome 19, RoL_Ddac_1.1, whole genome shotgun sequence genome harbors these coding sequences:
- the pou3f2a gene encoding LOW QUALITY PROTEIN: POU domain, class 3, transcription factor 2a (The sequence of the model RefSeq protein was modified relative to this genomic sequence to represent the inferred CDS: deleted 2 bases in 1 codon) encodes MSGVLSGVTTSVSHSRPIKSGARRTTGARRCVPLAQRPGDAGERRPAALWRAPLRPRKPLFDSPPTPVVMATATSNHFSVLSAPGSAPQPPPPPPPPPHTESGSMQQQQQAYRDAHALLQSDYGGLAGGAHSLSHAHQWIAALSHGDGGATWPPSPLGEQDVKPVLHDADREELRDSGGDAQQQRHPHAAHHDARAWRTGSTASTHIPAMATSEGQGLLYAQSGFSMMPGGDQGGMHHHTHPHHHHPLQDEEHHSHSPHLSDHGGGPGSHQQQQQPQQQQHGGHQDQSDEDTPTSDELEQFAKQFKQRRIKLGFTQADVGLALGTLYGNVFSQTTICRFEALQLSFKNMCKLKPLLNKWLEEADSTSGSPTSLDKIAAQGRKRKKRTSIEVGVKGALESHFLKCPKPGAAEINSLADSLQLEKEVVRVWFCNRRQKEKRMTPAGGQLPGGEDMYGDSPPHHGGQTPVQ; translated from the exons ATGAGCGGGGTGCTGTCAGGGGTAACCACATCTGTCAGCCATTCTCGGCCAATAAAGAGCGGAGCGAGGCGGACCACAGGTGCGCGCCGCTGCGTCCCCTTGGCACAGCGCCCCGGAGATGCTGGAGAGAGACGCCCGGCTGCCCTGTGGCGCGCACCGCTT CGTCCAAGGAAGCCTCTTTTTGACTCGCCCCCGACTCCGGTGGTGATGGCCACCGCCACGTCGAACCACTTCAGCGTCCTCAGCGCCCCAGGCAGCGCGCCGCAGCCTCCGCCGCCGCCTCCGCCGCCGCCGCACACGGAATCCGGGagtatgcagcagcagcagcaggcgtACAGGGACGCGCACGCCCTCCTCCAGAGTGACTACGGCGGCTTGGCGGGTGGCGCGCACTCGCTCAGCCACGCGCACCAGTGGATCGCGGCGTTGTCTCACGGGGACGGCGGGGCGACGTGGCCCCCCAGCCCCCTCGGCGAGCAGGACGTCAAGCCGGTGCTGCACGACGCCGACCGCGAGGAGCTGCGCGACTCCGGCGGCGACGCGCAGCAACAGCGACACCCTCACGCCGCGCATCACGACGCCAGAGCATGGCGCACCGGCAGCACCGCCTCCACGCACATCCCCGCCATGGCGACGTCTGAGGGCCAGGGGTTGCTCTACGCCCAGTCCGGCTTCAGCATGATGCCCGGGGGGGACCAGGGGGGCATGCACCACCACACACAcccgcaccaccaccaccctctGCAGGACGAGGAGCACCACAGCCACAGCCCGCACCTGAGCGACCACGGAGGCGGGCCGGGGagccaccagcagcagcagcagccgcagcagcagcagcacgggGGCCACCAGGACCAGTCCGACGAGGACACGCCGACCTCGGACGAGCTGGAGCAGTTCGCCAAGCAGTTCAAGCAGCGGCGCATCAAGCTGGGCTTCACCCAGGCGGACGTGGGTCTGGCCCTGGGGACCCTCTACGGCAACGTCTTCTCGCAGACCACCATCTGCAGGTTCGAGGCGCTGCAACTGAGCTTCAAGAACATGTGCAAGCTGAAGCCTCTGCTGAACAAGTGGCTGGAGGAGGCCGACTCCACTTCGGGGAGCCCCACCAGCCTGGACAAAATCGCCGCGCAGGGcaggaagaggaaaaagaggaCCTCCATCGAGGTGGGCGTCAAGGGGGCCTTGGAGAGCCACTTCCTCAAGTGTCCCAAGCCCGGGGCGGCAGAGATCAACTCGCTGGCGGACAGCCTGCAGCTTGAGAAGGAGGTGGTCCGGGTTTGGTTCTGTAACAGGAGGCAGAAGGAGAAGAGGATGACGCCCGCTGGAGGGCAACTACCAGGGGGGGAGGACATGTACGGGGACAGCCCCCCTCACCACGGAGGACAGACCCCTGTGCAGTGA